The sequence below is a genomic window from Rhizobium sp. NXC14.
CGTCGCTCTTTTTCTGTTCACCTGGCTGCTGCAGTCAGCCGAGACATCCTCATCGACCCTGCCATCAGAGGCGAAGCTATGAACGTCACCATCTACCATAATGCCGGCTGCGGCACCTCGCGCAACACGCTGGCCATGATCCGCAATGCCGGCATTGAGCCTGATATCATCGACTATGTGAACAACCCGCCATCGCGTGAGGAGCTGGCGAGAATGATCGCCGATGCCGGTCTCACCGTGCGCCAAGCCCTTCGCGAGAAGGATACGCCTTATGGCGAACTCGGCCTCGACAATCCTGATCTGACTGATGACCAGCTTCTCGACGCCATGCTGGCGCAGCCGATCCTGATCAACCGACCCTTCGTCATCACGCCCCTCGGCACGCGCCTGTCGCGACCGTCCGAGGTGGTCCTGGAAATCCTGCCGGAGACGCACAAGGGTGCCTGCACCAAGGAAGACGGCGAGAAGGTCCTGGATGCGGACGGCAAGCGCGTTATCTGAGCCGTCCAGCCTGACAGGTCCGCAATCCTACTTGACGACCGCCGAGCCTTTGACGATGTCGATCGTCTCGCCGCCATCCAGCCCGATCCGGTCGCCGTCGGGTGTCGTCATGAAGCAGCCGGAGGAACAGAGACTTTCGGAAGCGCCGGCATCGACCACGACTTCGACGCGCTGCCCACCCTCGGTGATGACGAGCACCACGGCGGCAGGATCGGTATTCGTGATGGATGCGGCATTGACCGCGGGCGCGGCAAGCAGCGGGACAAGCAGAACGGCGGCAAATCTTGCCATCATGTGCGGCGGCGCTAACGCGCCCTCCCCTCGAAAGATCGGTGCTGCCCTCGGCAGCGATCCCGATGGAAGGCATCATGCACATAGACCTGTGAATGATGGCTGAATAAGCTGTTCAGCTCTCCGCTGCGCGCCCGCGCAGCTGGCGCACCGGCCGCTCTTCTTCCTCCACCGGTCTATTCTCGGAATTCTCATGGCCGTCCGCATGCCTGACCGCATTGGGAAGGACGGGGGCAGCCTCTCGATGGATGGTAAGGTCGCTCTGTGGCAGTGGGATCTCTATGCCTTCCGCCTTGAAGCGCTTGAGGATATCGATCCTGAGATTGTTGCGCACCGTCAGGCCGTCGCCCATGTCGGCGAGGAAGAAGCGCAGCTCGAAATCGAGCGAATAGGGGCCGAAGCGCAGGAATTCGACATGCGGCTCGGGATTGCGCATGACGAGCGGTATCTTCGCCGTCAACTCTAAGAGAATATCCATGACCTTTTGCGGATCGGCGTCGTAGCTGACGGAAACCGGGATTTCCGAGCGACCGATCTTGTTGCGGTGCGTCCAGTTGCCGACGAGGCCGTTGATCAGTTCCGAGTTCGGCACGATGATCGCCTGCTTGCGGAAAGTCTCGATCTCGGTAGCGCGCACCGAAATGCGCTTGACGATCCCTTCGGCCGTGCCGGAGACGACGTGATCGCCGACCTTGAACGGCCGCTCGACCAGCAGAATAAGGCCTGACACGAAGTTGGAGACGATGTTCTGCAGGCCGAAACCGATACCGACCGAAAGCGCCGAGGCGACGAGCGCGAAGCTCGACAGATCGATGCCGGCGGCGGAGACGCCGATGATCGCCGCAATGCCGACGCCGAGATAGCCGATACCTGTCTTCACCGAATTGCGTACGCCAAGATCGACATGGCTTCGAGCCATCACATTGCCGTCGAGCCAGCGCTGCAGCCAGCGGGTTAGCAGGTAGACGCCGGCAAACAGCAAGATGCCGGTGCAGATGCCGAGCAGCGAAATGCTGATGCCGCCGAGCTTGACCTCGGTGAACAGCCGGTAGGCGATCAGCTGCAGGTCCTGCACATGGAAGCCCCAAAGCAGCAGGATAAGCGGAATGCCGACGAGCAGCGCCACCGCATAGATGGCAAGGCCGACGAGCAGGCCAACCTGATCAATTGCCACGGGTCCGAGGTTGAAACGGCGTGTCAGGAAGCGCGCGAAGAAAGTATCGCCGAAGCTCTCCTGCCGAGATATCGCCTTGCCGGAGAGCAGACCGACATACATGGTGGCAACGACTGCGCCGGTGATGATGAGCTGTGTGGCGACGAAACGCGCCAGCCCCACATAACCCGCGAGCGCTGAAACGATCAGGGCAGTGCCGACGACGCGCAGGATGATTGCCATGCCGCGCGGCCAATGTCGGCCCGGCGCGTCGGGATCACCGTTCCTCGCCAGCATCGGCTTGCCGAAGGAGGCTACGATCAGGATGATGCCGATGATGAGCGCGGCGACCAGGCTTCTGACCACGGTCAGCACCAGCGGCGAGCCCATCGCTTCGCCGATGCTGCTGAAGAGATAGTCGAGTCCGTTGATGACTGCCATCGCCAGGAGGCAATAACCGATTGAGCGCGCGCCGAGGTTGGAAAGCTTGACTAACCGCCAGCGCGGTTCGTGCGGCGCGAAGATAGCATTGACGAAGCGGCCGACGAAATAGACCAGCCCGATCGCCCCGAACAGAGCGCCGATGACGGGCGCGATATCCGGCCGCAGCACGTTGAAACTGTTCAGGAAGAAGAAGGACGTGACGAGCAGCACCGAGAGCGCCAGGGTGCGGATCAGCGTCGACCAGAAGGCGATCGACAGCCGGCCGATATAGGACGGGTTCTCGACAGCCTTGTCCCGGCGCAGATATGAGCCGAACAGCCGGTAGCTGCCGGAAAGCAGAATGAGTGCCGAAGCGAGCGACAGGAAGATCGCCGCAAAAAGCGGGAAGCGCTTGAACTTCCAGACGAAGGTGGCCCAGCTCGACAGCGCCGTGGCAAATTCGCCAGTCTCCCGCACGAAGGAAGTCGCCGCATCGTCGAGGACGGAGACCGAGATTTCGGTGCGCTTGAAGAGCGTATCGGCAAACAGCTGCCGCCGCATCTCGATGATCTCGTTCATGAGCTTCGTCACCGCGATCGACAGGTTTTCCGCATCGCCCGTCACCGCGTTGATCTGCGCGCGCTCGGCGGCGAGCGCATTCCGCTCGTCCGTGACGATCTGCGCCTCGGGAGGCTGCCCATCCTTTGGGGGCTCGCCGATCTCGGCCAGCCGGTTCTTGATCTGGTCGAAACGCGGTCTCAGGTTGACCGATATGGTGATGACGGCGCGGCTGAGCTCGTCGGCCTTGGTTGCAAGCCCGACCAGCGCATCGTCATTATCGGCGTTCGCCTTGACGCTGTCCTGAAGTGAGCCAAGCTGGACCTTCGCCTTCTCGATCTCCTTCGCCGCCTGGGCGGAAGGCGTATCGACAAGCGGCGCCTCTGCTGCTGCCCCCTGCGGCTGCGGTTCCTGCGCGAAGGCTGCTGCGCTCTCGAAATGCGCACCGGCGAGCGCCAGCGTCACGAGAAGAATGGTGCGAAGCAGGATGGATCTCAGCCGCAAAAAAGCCTCCGAAAAGGTTGTCATCGAAATTGAATGCTCGCTTTTCATCGCAAAGAAAGGCGACAGAAAGGCGGGAGATGCCTAAAGCGCCCGGCCCACCGAGCTTGTCCATGCCGCGCTCATTCGTCCAAACAGCTCAGAACCCTGCATCGGGCTTAGAGAGATAGTCGAGTTCTGCTGCCGTCGATTCCCGCCCGAGCATGGCATTGCGGTGAGGAAAGCGCCCGTAGGCGGCGATTACCTCGCGGTGACGGATCGCATAATCGAGATATTCCTCGTCACCGAGCGCGGTGAACAGGGCCACCGAACGGTCCTGCTCGTCGAGGTTCTCGGCGTGTTCGAAGGGCAGGTAGAAGAAGGTCCGGCAAGCATGTTCAACCGCCTGGTCGGCAC
It includes:
- the arsC gene encoding arsenate reductase (glutaredoxin) (This arsenate reductase requires both glutathione and glutaredoxin to convert arsenate to arsenite, after which the efflux transporter formed by ArsA and ArsB can extrude the arsenite from the cell, providing resistance.), whose amino-acid sequence is MNVTIYHNAGCGTSRNTLAMIRNAGIEPDIIDYVNNPPSREELARMIADAGLTVRQALREKDTPYGELGLDNPDLTDDQLLDAMLAQPILINRPFVITPLGTRLSRPSEVVLEILPETHKGACTKEDGEKVLDADGKRVI
- a CDS encoding mechanosensitive ion channel family protein; translated protein: MRLRSILLRTILLVTLALAGAHFESAAAFAQEPQPQGAAAEAPLVDTPSAQAAKEIEKAKVQLGSLQDSVKANADNDDALVGLATKADELSRAVITISVNLRPRFDQIKNRLAEIGEPPKDGQPPEAQIVTDERNALAAERAQINAVTGDAENLSIAVTKLMNEIIEMRRQLFADTLFKRTEISVSVLDDAATSFVRETGEFATALSSWATFVWKFKRFPLFAAIFLSLASALILLSGSYRLFGSYLRRDKAVENPSYIGRLSIAFWSTLIRTLALSVLLVTSFFFLNSFNVLRPDIAPVIGALFGAIGLVYFVGRFVNAIFAPHEPRWRLVKLSNLGARSIGYCLLAMAVINGLDYLFSSIGEAMGSPLVLTVVRSLVAALIIGIILIVASFGKPMLARNGDPDAPGRHWPRGMAIILRVVGTALIVSALAGYVGLARFVATQLIITGAVVATMYVGLLSGKAISRQESFGDTFFARFLTRRFNLGPVAIDQVGLLVGLAIYAVALLVGIPLILLLWGFHVQDLQLIAYRLFTEVKLGGISISLLGICTGILLFAGVYLLTRWLQRWLDGNVMARSHVDLGVRNSVKTGIGYLGVGIAAIIGVSAAGIDLSSFALVASALSVGIGFGLQNIVSNFVSGLILLVERPFKVGDHVVSGTAEGIVKRISVRATEIETFRKQAIIVPNSELINGLVGNWTHRNKIGRSEIPVSVSYDADPQKVMDILLELTAKIPLVMRNPEPHVEFLRFGPYSLDFELRFFLADMGDGLTVRNNLRIDILKRFKAEGIEIPLPQSDLTIHREAAPVLPNAVRHADGHENSENRPVEEEERPVRQLRGRAAES